From Saprospiraceae bacterium, one genomic window encodes:
- a CDS encoding barstar family protein has translation MKLKTEMIVLHDRESLQKLALENHSIFWWNGQKAKSWSDLIHLIAKSLEFPEYFGSNQDALYDGLLDLAWIPNSNILIVIEHFEKILCDELITEPDAPSELLLLLQDVVTEWRHYAEVEEANIPKKNITFGFINSPKLKETFLQNNIEFREI, from the coding sequence ATGAAGCTCAAAACTGAGATGATCGTTTTGCATGATCGGGAGAGCCTGCAAAAACTGGCACTTGAAAATCATTCCATATTCTGGTGGAATGGACAAAAAGCTAAATCCTGGTCTGATTTAATTCATTTGATTGCAAAATCTCTTGAATTTCCAGAATACTTTGGTTCTAATCAAGACGCCCTTTACGATGGCTTGCTGGATCTGGCCTGGATCCCGAATTCGAACATTCTTATCGTAATTGAACATTTTGAAAAAATACTTTGCGATGAATTAATCACTGAGCCGGATGCACCATCAGAACTTCTATTGCTTTTACAGGATGTTGTAACCGAATGGCGGCATTATGCAGAAGTTGAAGAAGCCAACATTCCAAAAAAGAATATTACTTTCGGCTTTATCAATTCTCCGAAACTAAAAGAAACTTTTCTTCAAAATAATATTGAATTCAGAGAAATATAG
- a CDS encoding ribonuclease codes for MKNEKKRSFNFRHSGYFPIFFLLCIGLCLVGYLFSYQSKLQIARTKIDKKDQLLKKVEIPKYVLEVYHYIRENGKAPNQYVGGRNFQNREKKLPQKSNKGQSIKYREWDVHPYITGKDRGPERLVTGSNQTAYYTFDHYSTFIPIE; via the coding sequence ATGAAGAACGAGAAAAAACGTTCTTTTAATTTTAGACATTCAGGCTATTTCCCAATTTTCTTTTTGCTGTGCATCGGTTTGTGCTTGGTTGGATATTTATTTTCATATCAGTCAAAGCTTCAAATAGCTCGCACAAAAATCGACAAGAAGGATCAACTTCTTAAAAAAGTAGAGATTCCAAAATATGTACTTGAAGTGTATCATTATATTCGGGAAAATGGGAAAGCTCCTAATCAATATGTGGGGGGCAGAAATTTTCAGAACAGAGAAAAGAAATTACCCCAAAAATCGAATAAAGGCCAGAGTATTAAATACAGAGAATGGGATGTGCATCCCTATATAACTGGCAAAGATCGTGGTCCGGAAAGACTTGTCACAGGATCCAATCAAACCGCTTACTATACTTTTGATCATTACAGCACGTTCATTCCAATAGAATAA
- a CDS encoding efflux RND transporter permease subunit, translating into MELDHIKNLGFTKWCIANSTSIYVFTILITIAGIVAYNRTPKELFPDIVIPTVSVSTIYPGASPQDIENLITKPIEKQLKSINGITKVTSNSVSDFCLIIAEFSTEMDPKICKQRVADAVDKAKKDLPNDLKSDPQVQEFDFSEIPIMNINLAGDFPLDRIKGFAEQLQDQIESLKEITRVDIIGGVEREIQVNVDLYRMNASGITFGDIEGAIQRQNLNISGGELRVKDLRRNVRVTGEFNSPSDIEQIVVRSFTGTEVFIKDIAEVKDGFKEKQDFARLDDKSVVTLNVIKRSGENLIEATDKIYQIIEDYKKEEFPESLTIKVTSDTSENTRVQLDDLFNTVILGFIFVVVVLMFFMGFTNAFFVGLAVPLSTLVAFLWMPVLGMSMNVIVLFSLLLALGIIVDDAIVVIENTHRIFNKFKNLSIVQAANAAAGEVFFPVLSGTLTTVMPFVPLLFWPGIIGKFMSNLPVTLIITLGASLFVAFIMNPVFAVSFMKRDDTEHKAQIKDYFWPILFFVVLALMGYFWLGRGLGNFSIVAILLILLYHFAIQKMVIAFQTRIWPSVINGYKNLLIMMIKGVRPIFILIGVTLFLIISWVGFIMSNPAVETFPDGDPNFAYVYCKMPMNTDASVTDSVTKIIEERVYKVIGQNNPIVTSVITNVGLGAGDPDNPDRVATPHKSKVSVAFVRFSERNNASTVDVLKALKEEFADGIPGAEIRVEKERNGPPVGKAINMEISGDDFEVLVKLSNQIKDAVKESNIEGVDNLSSDFQISKPEIIIDIDEEKAQRNGISLAQVASEIRTALFGKEASKFRDKNDDAPIQLRLKEADRQQLEMIMNMNISYMDMSLGQFRQIPINALATIRYTNAINGINRKNQKRLVTLSSDVSPGYNPNSIVASLKDLISQMELPEGYRVDFTGELEQQQETMDFLSVAFGAALALMLLILVSQFNSVVKPLIIFSTVLFSLIGIAIGFGFAKLTLSVVMTGVGIFALAGIVVRNGIILLEFIDELRQRGLSVRDAVIEGGATRLTPVVLTAIATILGLIPLAIGLNMSFESLLTHFDPKFYLGGDNVKFWGPLAWTMIFGLIASTFLTLLVVPTIYMLGYNTREKIRKLSSRF; encoded by the coding sequence ATGGAATTGGATCATATTAAAAATCTGGGGTTTACCAAATGGTGCATTGCCAACTCCACCAGTATTTATGTTTTTACAATACTCATCACCATAGCTGGTATAGTGGCTTACAACAGAACTCCAAAGGAATTATTTCCAGACATTGTCATTCCTACCGTTTCAGTTTCAACCATCTATCCAGGTGCCAGCCCGCAGGATATTGAAAATCTGATCACAAAGCCGATCGAAAAGCAATTAAAATCAATTAATGGGATTACAAAAGTAACCAGCAATTCAGTATCTGATTTTTGTTTGATCATTGCTGAGTTTAGTACAGAAATGGATCCAAAAATTTGCAAGCAGCGAGTGGCTGATGCAGTGGATAAGGCCAAAAAAGATTTACCCAATGATTTAAAATCAGATCCTCAGGTACAGGAGTTTGACTTTAGTGAAATTCCGATCATGAACATCAACCTTGCTGGTGATTTTCCTTTGGATCGGATTAAAGGATTTGCTGAACAATTACAAGATCAAATTGAATCCTTAAAGGAAATTACAAGGGTTGATATTATCGGAGGAGTTGAAAGAGAAATTCAAGTCAATGTCGATTTGTATAGGATGAATGCATCCGGAATAACATTTGGGGATATTGAAGGGGCAATACAAAGGCAAAATTTAAATATTTCAGGAGGAGAACTCAGGGTCAAAGATCTGCGACGAAATGTAAGGGTTACCGGAGAATTCAACTCTCCCAGTGACATTGAACAAATCGTTGTCAGATCGTTCACCGGAACAGAAGTATTCATCAAGGATATTGCAGAGGTAAAAGATGGATTCAAAGAAAAGCAGGATTTTGCCAGACTGGATGACAAATCGGTCGTCACTCTAAACGTAATCAAGCGGTCAGGTGAAAACTTGATTGAAGCTACCGACAAAATATATCAAATAATTGAAGACTACAAGAAAGAAGAATTTCCTGAAAGTCTAACCATAAAAGTGACAAGTGACACATCAGAGAATACCAGAGTCCAACTGGATGATTTATTTAATACGGTTATCCTTGGATTTATTTTTGTTGTGGTGGTTTTGATGTTTTTCATGGGTTTTACCAATGCCTTTTTTGTAGGTTTGGCTGTTCCGCTTTCAACCTTGGTTGCTTTTTTGTGGATGCCTGTTCTGGGTATGTCCATGAATGTGATTGTACTTTTTTCGCTTTTACTGGCGCTTGGAATTATTGTAGATGACGCCATTGTTGTCATTGAGAATACCCATAGAATTTTTAATAAATTTAAAAACCTTTCCATCGTCCAAGCAGCAAATGCAGCGGCCGGTGAGGTTTTCTTTCCGGTACTATCAGGGACTCTTACGACGGTAATGCCCTTTGTACCATTGTTGTTTTGGCCAGGCATTATTGGCAAATTCATGAGCAACTTGCCGGTCACACTGATCATTACTTTGGGTGCTTCGCTTTTCGTTGCATTTATCATGAATCCTGTTTTTGCGGTGTCCTTTATGAAAAGGGATGATACTGAACACAAAGCCCAAATCAAAGATTATTTTTGGCCCATCCTCTTTTTTGTTGTACTTGCTTTGATGGGATATTTTTGGCTGGGAAGAGGATTGGGTAATTTTTCAATAGTAGCCATTTTACTGATATTGTTGTACCACTTTGCCATTCAAAAGATGGTAATTGCATTTCAAACCCGAATCTGGCCTTCTGTGATCAATGGATATAAGAATCTACTGATCATGATGATCAAAGGTGTAAGACCTATTTTTATCTTAATTGGAGTTACTTTATTTTTAATAATTAGTTGGGTGGGTTTTATAATGAGCAATCCCGCTGTGGAGACTTTCCCGGACGGAGATCCCAATTTTGCGTATGTATATTGCAAAATGCCCATGAACACAGATGCTTCTGTAACGGACAGCGTGACCAAAATTATTGAAGAGAGGGTGTACAAAGTGATTGGTCAAAATAACCCAATAGTTACTTCAGTTATTACAAATGTCGGATTAGGTGCCGGCGATCCTGACAATCCGGACAGGGTGGCTACACCACATAAAAGTAAAGTCTCCGTTGCATTTGTAAGATTTTCTGAAAGAAATAATGCGTCCACCGTTGATGTATTGAAAGCATTAAAAGAGGAATTTGCGGATGGAATCCCAGGTGCAGAAATCAGGGTAGAAAAAGAGCGCAATGGCCCTCCAGTCGGAAAAGCCATCAATATGGAAATCAGTGGGGATGATTTTGAAGTGTTGGTCAAATTATCCAATCAAATAAAGGATGCGGTCAAGGAATCAAATATTGAAGGAGTAGACAATTTAAGCTCAGACTTCCAAATCAGCAAACCGGAAATAATCATTGACATTGATGAAGAAAAAGCACAGAGAAATGGGATAAGTCTGGCTCAGGTGGCTTCTGAAATAAGAACGGCATTGTTTGGAAAAGAAGCCTCCAAATTTAGAGATAAAAACGATGATGCTCCCATCCAGTTAAGATTAAAAGAAGCTGACAGACAACAACTGGAAATGATCATGAATATGAACATATCATATATGGACATGTCTCTTGGTCAGTTTCGTCAAATTCCAATCAATGCCTTGGCAACGATCCGATATACGAATGCCATAAACGGCATCAACAGGAAGAATCAAAAAAGATTGGTCACCCTTTCATCAGATGTAAGTCCGGGCTATAACCCAAATAGCATTGTTGCCAGTTTAAAAGACCTAATCTCCCAAATGGAATTGCCGGAAGGCTACAGAGTTGATTTTACAGGTGAGTTAGAGCAGCAACAGGAAACCATGGATTTTTTGAGTGTGGCTTTTGGAGCCGCATTGGCTTTAATGCTTCTCATTCTGGTAAGTCAATTTAATTCTGTGGTGAAGCCATTGATTATTTTCTCAACCGTACTTTTCTCATTAATTGGTATTGCCATTGGATTTGGCTTTGCCAAGTTGACTTTAAGTGTGGTAATGACCGGAGTTGGAATTTTTGCTTTGGCTGGTATTGTTGTGAGGAATGGAATCATTTTATTGGAATTTATTGATGAATTAAGACAGCGGGGACTTTCAGTGAGAGATGCCGTCATTGAAGGTGGGGCTACCAGGCTGACACCTGTGGTACTTACTGCGATCGCTACCATTCTAGGTTTAATTCCACTTGCCATTGGACTGAATATGAGTTTTGAGTCTCTTTTGACCCATTTTGATCCAAAGTTTTATCTGGGCGGTGATAATGTCAAGTTTTGGGGCCCACTTGCTTGGACCATGATATTTGGGCTTATCGCCTCCACTTTTTTGACTTTGCTGGTGGTACCCACCATTTATATGCTTGGATACAACACCCGCGAAAAAATAAGAAAGTTATCAAGCAGATTTTAA
- a CDS encoding efflux RND transporter periplasmic adaptor subunit: MKHKRSQWLFLAVLTIGFSCGPQKAKDPAMELAELKQKVAEYNARIAELESLVSVDSSTSNSTRKLKLVQIDTLLNQDFNEYLEIQGMVDAEFNLVASPQMPGVVQSIMVKVGDPVRKGKTMATLDGSTIRQAMEEVKTGLELAETMYQKQKDLWDQKIGSEAQFLQAKNQKLQLEERLKSLQTQLSLSQITSPIDGVVDEIKLRIGEMASPGFNGIRVVNDKSLSVKAKVSDLYAGKIKKGDKVSLSFPDLNKTIQSTISYAGQTVNLSSRTVIVEAKIPPGHIGIKANQLVKMKINNGVIKNTIVIPANLIQTTIDGEFYVLIAEKSETGWEARKKIINPDVSYNGYTVINKGLKTGEFLITQGFGDIVDGQKIKIL, encoded by the coding sequence ATGAAGCATAAACGATCCCAATGGCTTTTCCTGGCTGTTTTAACAATTGGCTTTTCCTGTGGACCACAAAAAGCAAAAGACCCTGCAATGGAATTGGCAGAACTTAAACAAAAAGTGGCCGAGTACAATGCGCGCATTGCAGAATTAGAAAGTTTGGTGAGTGTTGACAGTTCGACCTCAAATAGTACCCGCAAGCTTAAATTGGTACAAATTGACACTTTACTCAATCAAGATTTTAATGAATATTTAGAGATTCAAGGTATGGTAGATGCCGAGTTTAACCTAGTGGCTTCTCCTCAAATGCCTGGTGTTGTGCAATCCATCATGGTAAAGGTAGGCGACCCGGTCAGAAAAGGCAAGACCATGGCCACCCTTGATGGCTCTACCATCCGACAAGCCATGGAGGAGGTGAAAACAGGACTTGAACTTGCTGAGACCATGTACCAAAAACAAAAGGATTTGTGGGACCAGAAGATAGGATCTGAGGCGCAATTTTTGCAGGCAAAAAATCAAAAACTTCAATTGGAAGAAAGATTAAAATCTCTCCAAACCCAATTAAGTCTCAGCCAAATTACTTCCCCGATTGATGGGGTTGTGGATGAGATTAAATTGCGAATAGGTGAAATGGCGAGTCCCGGCTTTAATGGAATCAGGGTGGTGAATGACAAATCTCTTTCCGTAAAGGCCAAAGTAAGTGATTTGTATGCCGGTAAAATTAAGAAAGGAGATAAAGTAAGCCTTTCATTTCCAGATCTTAACAAAACGATACAAAGTACGATCAGCTATGCCGGCCAAACAGTTAATTTATCCAGTCGAACCGTTATCGTTGAAGCTAAAATTCCTCCCGGTCATATCGGCATTAAAGCCAACCAGCTGGTAAAAATGAAAATTAACAATGGAGTTATAAAAAACACCATTGTCATACCTGCAAATTTAATTCAAACCACAATTGACGGAGAATTCTATGTTTTAATTGCAGAAAAATCAGAGACAGGATGGGAAGCTCGCAAAAAAATAATCAACCCTGATGTCAGTTACAATGGCTATACTGTGATTAACAAAGGACTCAAAACAGGTGAGTTTTTAATTACACAAGGATTCGGAGACATCGTAGATGGTCAAAAAATCAAGATCCTCTAA
- the mutS gene encoding DNA mismatch repair protein MutS, whose amino-acid sequence MEQNLLFEVKSITPLMEQYYAMKAQHPDALLLYRVGDFYETFGSDAEKAANILGIVLTKRNNGGADIELAGFPYHALDSYLPKLVRAGLRVAICEQLEKPVKGKKVVKRGITDVITPGVTLDNKLLDHKKNNFLAAVFQADLVTFGISFADVSTGEFFLAQGTKEYIDKLIQNFSPAEVLIPRSSKVWWEEHFENSLYIYPLEDWIFTSEYACKKLLNHFNTQSLKGFGVDEYEIGQIAAGAILNYLESTQSIVPKHLSNISRIKDDDYVWMDRFTLRNLELVDSMHVDGKSLLDILDHCLTPMGSRLIRKWISLPLQLIDRIEERLVSVEKFLIHDDASSELRKILKTLGDVERLVAKIPMRRINPRELRFIATGLQSIGEIKNYLQQLQPEGLVSKIVQRLDPMDPLISLIRKILQSDAPATINKGGIIKEGNNQELDDLRYIHQNSKDLLLDIQKQEIVNTGISNLKIGFNSVFGYFLEVTNKYKNQGMVPEHWVRKQTMSTGERYVTDELKKLESKILGAEERIIALEEELYNRLVDEIQEFVIPLQNNALAIAQLDCLLSLAFAAKIYHYTKPEVSDHRVIDIKEGRHPVIERQMKEGEFYIPNDVYLDHSDQQIIIITGPNMSGKSAILRQTALICIMAQIGSFVPAKSASIGYLDRIFTRVGASDNISSGESTFMVEMNETASILNNLSDRSLILLDEIGRGTSTYDGISIAWSIAEFLHQSAFKPKTLFATHYHELNELESHYAGIRNFHISTQEIQKKVIFLRKLIEGGSEHSFGIHVAKMAGMPESVVLRAEEILLSLESKRTKGENSIPKVKMHDITIIDPVQNKWKMVIEELKQMDLQSLSPLECMIKINELKKNL is encoded by the coding sequence ATGGAGCAAAACTTATTGTTTGAAGTCAAATCCATCACTCCATTGATGGAACAGTATTATGCCATGAAGGCTCAACATCCCGATGCTTTGCTATTGTATAGAGTGGGAGACTTTTATGAGACCTTTGGGTCTGATGCTGAAAAGGCAGCCAATATACTTGGAATTGTGTTGACCAAAAGAAACAATGGTGGTGCAGACATAGAGCTGGCGGGTTTCCCATACCATGCCTTGGATTCATATCTTCCAAAATTGGTGAGGGCCGGTTTGCGTGTGGCCATTTGCGAGCAACTTGAAAAACCTGTAAAGGGTAAAAAGGTAGTAAAAAGGGGAATCACTGATGTAATTACACCTGGAGTTACATTGGATAACAAGCTCCTGGATCATAAAAAGAATAATTTTTTAGCGGCGGTCTTTCAAGCGGATTTAGTCACTTTTGGAATTTCGTTTGCTGACGTAAGTACCGGAGAATTTTTCCTTGCCCAGGGCACCAAAGAGTATATAGATAAGTTAATTCAAAATTTCTCACCTGCAGAAGTCCTGATCCCCAGATCATCAAAAGTCTGGTGGGAGGAACATTTTGAAAATTCGCTCTATATTTATCCCCTCGAGGACTGGATTTTTACCTCTGAATACGCTTGCAAAAAGTTATTAAATCATTTTAATACCCAAAGTTTGAAGGGCTTTGGAGTGGATGAATATGAGATTGGGCAAATTGCAGCAGGAGCCATTCTCAATTATCTTGAATCCACTCAAAGTATTGTCCCAAAACACCTTTCCAACATTAGTAGAATAAAAGACGACGATTATGTCTGGATGGACAGGTTTACGCTTCGAAACCTTGAATTGGTAGATTCAATGCATGTGGATGGGAAATCACTGTTGGATATATTGGACCATTGCCTTACTCCAATGGGCTCTAGATTGATCAGGAAATGGATTTCATTGCCCCTGCAGCTCATAGACAGAATCGAAGAAAGATTGGTTTCTGTCGAAAAATTTTTAATTCACGACGATGCTTCAAGTGAGTTGCGCAAAATCCTCAAGACTTTAGGCGATGTGGAAAGATTGGTGGCTAAAATACCCATGAGGAGAATTAATCCGAGAGAACTTCGATTTATTGCCACAGGTCTTCAAAGTATTGGCGAAATAAAAAATTATTTGCAACAATTACAACCGGAAGGATTGGTTTCCAAAATTGTGCAGCGCCTTGATCCAATGGACCCTTTGATTTCTTTGATCCGCAAAATTCTACAGAGTGATGCACCAGCCACCATAAACAAAGGAGGCATCATTAAAGAAGGAAATAACCAGGAGTTGGATGACCTTCGGTACATACACCAAAATAGCAAGGATCTATTGTTGGATATTCAAAAACAGGAAATTGTCAACACGGGGATTTCCAATCTTAAAATTGGATTTAATTCGGTTTTTGGGTATTTTTTGGAGGTGACCAACAAGTATAAAAATCAGGGAATGGTTCCTGAGCATTGGGTCAGAAAGCAAACCATGTCAACCGGCGAGAGATATGTTACCGATGAGCTTAAAAAATTGGAATCAAAAATTCTGGGGGCAGAAGAGAGAATTATTGCTTTGGAAGAGGAGTTGTACAACCGATTGGTGGACGAAATTCAGGAATTTGTCATTCCACTTCAGAACAATGCTTTGGCCATTGCTCAACTGGATTGTTTGTTAAGTCTTGCATTTGCAGCCAAAATATACCATTATACCAAGCCTGAGGTGTCCGATCACAGGGTTATTGATATAAAGGAAGGAAGACATCCGGTCATAGAACGCCAAATGAAAGAAGGAGAATTCTATATCCCCAATGATGTTTATTTGGATCATTCTGACCAACAAATCATCATCATCACGGGACCCAATATGTCTGGAAAATCTGCTATTTTACGTCAGACAGCCTTGATTTGTATCATGGCACAAATAGGAAGCTTTGTGCCCGCCAAATCTGCTTCCATCGGTTATTTAGACCGGATCTTTACCAGGGTTGGAGCTTCAGACAACATTTCTTCCGGTGAAAGCACTTTTATGGTAGAGATGAATGAGACTGCATCCATTCTCAACAATCTTTCTGATAGATCTTTAATCCTTTTGGATGAAATTGGCCGCGGCACCAGCACTTATGATGGAATTTCTATTGCCTGGTCCATTGCAGAATTTTTGCATCAAAGTGCTTTCAAGCCAAAGACTTTATTTGCCACCCATTACCATGAGCTCAATGAATTGGAATCTCATTATGCAGGCATTCGTAACTTCCATATTTCTACCCAGGAAATACAAAAAAAAGTCATTTTTCTCAGAAAGTTGATAGAAGGTGGTAGTGAGCATTCTTTTGGAATCCATGTGGCAAAAATGGCAGGTATGCCTGAATCTGTCGTATTAAGAGCGGAGGAAATACTGCTTAGTTTGGAATCCAAAAGGACAAAAGGTGAAAATTCTATTCCTAAAGTTAAAATGCACGATATCACAATAATTGATCCTGTCCAAAACAAATGGAAAATGGTCATTGAAGAACTCAAACAAATGGATCTCCAGTCTTTGTCACCACTGGAGTGTATGATAAAAATCAATGAATTAAAGAAAAACTTGTAG
- a CDS encoding TonB-dependent receptor: MIRTLLIAFLAIFIQQLSAQKGDIRGNVYDKSTGEPLEFASVFLEGTRYGTATDKTGFYILAAIPAGEYNLCVSFIGYDTVKQKVSIRNNQIINKQFSLSESSFNLEEISITGKREQSRTEVRISSISITPKEIKSLPATGGEADIAQYLQIIPGVISTGDQGGQIYIRGGSPVQNKILLDGMTVFNPFHSIGIFSVFETEIIRSVDVLTGGFGAEYGGRISAIVDMKTREGNKTRFGGLASASPFMGKLLLEGPISKYREDKSGSTSFLLTGKKSFIDQTAPTLYKYALDSLTGNLPFSFTDVYGKISTISDNGSFLNLFGFSFDDAVNYTGLASLGWNASGAGANFKIVPATSSILIGGNLAYSDYKINLDEGQDEPRFSRIKGIQSNLHFSYFGRNSEVRYGLEFNAFSTDFKFTNFLKVPLTFNVNNTELAGFVRYKYFTKRIVLEPSLRLQYYASLLKTSIEPRFGVKYNVTDRFRLKSAGGLYSQNLMSSVSERDIVNLFVGFITSPDLIYGSHLVGGFELDLNSFTELNVETYYKRFTSLYNLNRNKRRVNESDFTKETGEAYGIDFLLKSSFVNWRVWLAYSLGFVNRDDGQQRFPALFDRRHNLNLVLDYQFGRNKSWETGLRWNLGSGFAFTKIQGFISDQFLGSGLESNFGIENPDIGVVYSRNINSGRLPYYHRLDFSVKKRIEFTKRLKLEITASATNLYNRKNIFYYNVVENRRVNQLPVLPSLVAMLYF, from the coding sequence ATGATTCGAACTCTTTTAATTGCCTTTTTGGCTATTTTTATACAACAACTGAGCGCCCAAAAAGGAGATATCAGAGGTAATGTTTACGACAAGAGTACAGGTGAGCCCTTAGAATTTGCTTCTGTCTTTTTAGAAGGAACCAGGTATGGCACAGCTACTGATAAGACAGGTTTCTATATTTTGGCGGCTATACCTGCAGGAGAATACAACCTCTGTGTCAGCTTTATTGGGTACGATACTGTGAAGCAAAAGGTGAGCATTAGAAATAACCAGATCATTAATAAACAATTTAGTCTTTCTGAATCAAGCTTTAATCTGGAGGAAATATCCATTACCGGAAAAAGAGAACAGTCAAGAACAGAAGTGCGCATTTCATCCATTTCGATCACCCCAAAGGAAATTAAATCATTGCCGGCTACCGGTGGTGAAGCGGACATAGCTCAGTATCTTCAGATCATTCCGGGCGTCATTTCTACAGGAGATCAGGGCGGTCAAATATACATTCGCGGTGGATCTCCGGTGCAGAATAAAATTTTACTCGATGGAATGACGGTTTTTAATCCATTCCATTCGATAGGAATATTCTCTGTTTTTGAAACAGAAATTATCCGTTCAGTAGATGTTTTGACTGGTGGATTCGGTGCAGAATATGGTGGCAGAATTTCAGCCATTGTTGATATGAAAACCCGAGAGGGAAATAAAACCAGATTTGGAGGATTGGCCAGTGCAAGCCCTTTTATGGGTAAATTGTTGTTGGAAGGGCCAATATCCAAGTATAGAGAGGACAAATCGGGTAGCACCTCTTTTCTTCTTACCGGTAAAAAATCATTCATAGATCAGACAGCTCCAACACTGTACAAATATGCGCTGGATTCTTTGACTGGTAATTTACCTTTTTCATTTACCGATGTCTACGGAAAGATCTCTACCATTAGCGACAATGGTTCCTTTTTGAATCTATTTGGTTTTAGTTTTGATGACGCGGTCAATTATACCGGACTGGCTAGCTTGGGTTGGAATGCCAGTGGTGCCGGTGCCAATTTTAAAATTGTACCAGCGACTTCTTCCATTTTGATTGGTGGAAATTTGGCTTATTCAGATTATAAAATCAATTTGGATGAAGGTCAGGATGAACCTCGATTTAGTCGGATCAAAGGAATCCAATCCAATTTGCATTTTAGCTATTTTGGCAGAAACAGCGAGGTGAGATACGGTCTTGAATTTAACGCTTTTAGCACCGATTTCAAGTTTACAAATTTTTTAAAAGTTCCGCTGACCTTTAATGTCAATAATACTGAATTAGCGGGATTCGTCAGGTATAAATATTTTACAAAAAGAATTGTGCTTGAGCCCAGTCTCAGACTACAATATTATGCTTCACTTTTAAAAACATCCATAGAACCAAGATTTGGAGTAAAATACAATGTGACGGATAGGTTTAGACTCAAATCAGCAGGCGGTCTGTATTCCCAAAATTTAATGAGCTCAGTAAGCGAAAGAGACATTGTCAATTTGTTTGTGGGTTTTATCACGAGTCCTGATCTCATTTATGGAAGTCATCTGGTAGGAGGATTTGAATTGGATTTAAATTCTTTTACAGAGTTGAATGTGGAGACCTACTACAAAAGATTTACCTCTCTCTATAATCTCAATCGAAACAAAAGAAGAGTCAATGAGAGCGATTTTACCAAAGAGACAGGAGAAGCTTATGGTATTGACTTTTTGCTGAAATCAAGTTTTGTCAACTGGAGGGTATGGTTGGCTTATTCTCTGGGATTTGTCAATAGAGACGATGGACAGCAGCGATTTCCTGCACTATTTGATCGGAGACATAATTTAAATTTGGTTTTAGATTATCAGTTCGGAAGAAATAAAAGCTGGGAGACCGGGTTAAGATGGAATCTTGGTTCGGGATTTGCCTTTACCAAGATTCAAGGTTTCATTTCGGATCAGTTTTTGGGAAGTGGCCTCGAATCAAATTTCGGTATTGAAAATCCCGACATAGGAGTCGTTTATTCAAGAAATATTAATTCCGGGAGATTGCCTTATTATCACCGGCTTGATTTTTCAGTCAAAAAGAGAATTGAGTTCACAAAACGCCTGAAATTGGAAATTACTGCCAGCGCGACCAATTTGTACAACCGTAAAAATATTTTTTATTACAATGTGGTAGAAAACAGAAGGGTAAACCAACTTCCGGTACTTCCCTCTTTGGTTGCAATGCTCTATTTTTAA
- a CDS encoding c-type cytochrome, with translation MKGKLIASFLFIVSCQISLQPFKEGKLLYNHHCANCHGLRMEGLAQLYPSLSREGLLIKSQKEIICLVKYGSPISQPSKEIKTPMPSNEKLSEIQLCNLINYLYEMLQIDSITSLQEVQSAIQKCNH, from the coding sequence ATGAAAGGTAAATTAATTGCTTCTTTCCTGTTCATTGTATCCTGTCAGATTTCGCTTCAACCTTTTAAAGAAGGTAAATTGCTTTACAATCATCATTGTGCAAATTGTCACGGTCTTCGAATGGAAGGATTGGCACAATTATACCCATCTTTGAGCAGAGAAGGTCTTTTAATTAAATCTCAAAAGGAAATAATTTGCCTTGTGAAATATGGCAGTCCGATATCCCAGCCCTCAAAAGAAATTAAAACACCCATGCCCTCCAATGAAAAACTCAGTGAAATTCAGCTCTGCAATCTTATCAACTATTTATATGAAATGCTACAGATTGATTCAATAACCAGTTTACAAGAAGTTCAATCCGCCATTCAAAAATGCAATCATTAA